A region of Ornithodoros turicata isolate Travis chromosome 5, ASM3712646v1, whole genome shotgun sequence DNA encodes the following proteins:
- the LOC135395633 gene encoding nematocyst expressed protein 4-like: protein MKALLVVAFLAGCAWAEPGHHGGWYEPHLTLVVKKVHKPYPVPHHVPVPVPVPVHKSYPVYKRVPVPKPVPVPHVVHQYYPVPKVIHVPKPYPVPHKVTIHKPYPVPYPVKVPKPYVVHVPKPYIVHKPFPVPVTVHIPKHYPVHIHKSVPVPFTKHIPVEVPVVKEYPVIIKKPVPVLLESKGWH, encoded by the exons ATGAAGGCGCTACTGGTTGTCGCCTTTCTGGCCGGCTGTGCCTGGGCTGAACCAGGACACCACGGAGGATGGTATGAGCCCCACCTCACTCTTGTTGTGAAGAAGGTCCACAAGCCCTACCCCGTACCGCACCACGTGCCCGTCCCAGTGCCAGTCCCGGTGCACAAGTCATACCCAGTCTACAAGAGAGTGCCAGTCCCCAAGCCAGTCCCAGTCCCACACGTCGTCCACCAGTACTACCCTGTCCCTAAGGTGATCCATGTGCCCAAGCCTTACCCAGTGCCCCACAAGGTTACCATCCACAAGCCATACCCAGTACCATACCCAGTCAAGGTACCCAAGCCCTACGTCGTGCACGTGCCCAAGCCCTACATTGTGCACAAGCCCTTCCCAGTCCCAGTCACCGTCCACATTCCTAAGCACTACCCAGTCCACATCCACAAGAGCGTCCCAGTTCCCTTCACCAAGCACATCCCAGTAGAGGTCCCGGTTGTGAAGGAGTACCCTGTAATCATCAAGAAGCCCGTACCTGTCCT CCTGGAATCCAAGGGATGGCACTAA